One Jeotgalibaca porci genomic region harbors:
- the rpsE gene encoding 30S ribosomal protein S5 encodes MVFIDPTNLELEDRVVAINRVTKVVKGGRRLRFAALVVVGDKNGHVGFGTGKANEVPEAIRKAIESAKKNLIAVPTVDTTIPHQVIGRFNGGNVMLKPALAGSGVSAGGPVRAVIELAGIADITSKSLGSSTPINMVRATVDGLTQLKKAEDVAALRGKSVEEILG; translated from the coding sequence ATGGTATTTATTGACCCAACTAATTTAGAATTAGAAGATCGCGTTGTTGCGATTAACCGTGTAACTAAAGTTGTTAAAGGTGGACGTCGTCTACGTTTTGCTGCTCTAGTTGTAGTCGGTGATAAAAACGGACACGTAGGTTTTGGTACTGGTAAAGCGAACGAAGTTCCTGAAGCTATTCGTAAAGCTATCGAGTCAGCTAAGAAAAACTTGATTGCTGTACCTACTGTAGATACAACAATCCCTCATCAAGTTATTGGTCGTTTCAACGGCGGTAACGTGATGTTGAAACCTGCACTTGCTGGTTCTGGAGTTTCTGCTGGTGGTCCTGTACGTGCCGTCATCGAATTGGCAGGTATTGCGGATATTACATCTAAATCTCTAGGATCAAGCACACCAATCAACATGGTTCGTGCTACTGTTGATGGTTTGACACAATTGAAAAAAGCTGAGGATGTTGCTGCATTACGTGGCAAGTCCGTAGAAGAAATCTTAGGCTAG
- the rplF gene encoding 50S ribosomal protein L6: MSRIGNKLVEIPAGVTVTQDGNTVTVKGAKGELTQTFSDLITMNIEGNIATFSRANEEKFTKSLHGTSRALFSNMVVGVSEGFKKELDLVGVGYRAQLQGNKLVLNVGYSHPVEFVPEDGVTVEVPSNTKIIISGYNKERVGALAANVRAVRPPEPYKGKGIKYSNEIIRRKEGKTGK; this comes from the coding sequence GTGAGTCGTATTGGTAATAAACTAGTCGAAATTCCAGCTGGCGTAACCGTAACTCAAGATGGAAACACTGTAACAGTTAAAGGCGCTAAAGGTGAACTAACTCAAACATTCAGTGACTTGATTACAATGAATATTGAAGGCAACATCGCAACTTTCTCTCGTGCAAACGAAGAAAAGTTCACAAAATCTCTTCACGGTACTTCACGTGCTTTGTTCTCAAACATGGTAGTTGGTGTATCTGAAGGATTCAAAAAAGAACTTGATCTAGTCGGAGTTGGTTACCGTGCTCAACTACAAGGAAACAAACTTGTATTGAACGTAGGTTACTCACACCCAGTTGAGTTCGTACCAGAAGATGGCGTTACTGTAGAAGTTCCTTCTAACACTAAAATCATCATTTCAGGTTACAACAAAGAACGCGTTGGCGCTCTAGCAGCTAACGTACGTGCGGTACGCCCACCAGAGCCATATAAAGGTAAAGGTATCAAGTACTCTAACGAAATCATCCGCCGTAAAGAAGGTAAAACTGGTAAATAA
- the rplR gene encoding 50S ribosomal protein L18, with product MINKPDKNKTRLSRHARVRRKISGTAECPRLNVFRSNKHIYAQLIDDVAGVTLASASSKKDVAESVTKSESASVVGKMIAERAVEKGLKKVVFDRGGYLYHGRVQALAEAARENGLEF from the coding sequence GTGATTAATAAACCAGATAAAAACAAAACACGTCTGTCTAGACACGCTCGTGTAAGAAGAAAGATTTCTGGAACTGCAGAGTGCCCACGCTTGAACGTATTCCGTTCTAACAAACACATCTACGCTCAATTAATTGATGACGTAGCGGGTGTGACGCTGGCAAGTGCCTCTAGCAAAAAAGATGTAGCAGAATCTGTTACTAAATCAGAAAGTGCATCAGTTGTTGGTAAAATGATCGCTGAACGCGCTGTAGAAAAAGGTTTGAAGAAAGTCGTATTTGACCGTGGTGGATATCTATACCATGGCCGTGTACAAGCATTAGCTGAAGCTGCACGTGAAAATGGACTAGAATTCTAG
- the rpmD gene encoding 50S ribosomal protein L30: MAELKITLKRSLIGRPQNQKDTAKALGLTKIGKTVVKPANEAINGMVNTISHLIEVEDVK, from the coding sequence ATGGCAGAATTAAAGATCACTTTAAAACGTAGCTTGATTGGACGTCCTCAAAACCAAAAAGATACTGCTAAAGCTTTAGGCTTAACTAAAATTGGTAAAACAGTTGTTAAACCTGCTAACGAAGCTATTAACGGTATGGTTAATACAATCAGCCACTTGATCGAAGTAGAAGACGTTAA